In the genome of Mesorhizobium sp. NBSH29, the window CCAGCGCGGTGTCGCTTTGGCCGAGGCCAAAGATCCCCTGCACATAGACGACAGTGTTGACGATCACCAGCGCGCCAGCCGCCGCGACTGCCATGTTGATCGCCAGCAGACCCCGCAGGCGCGGTGTGGCGAGGTAGATGCGGATACCCCGCGTCGTTCGGTCATAGATGCCGCGCTTCGTGGTCGACTTCGGGCTAGGCAGGACCACCGAGACTACCAGCGACGCCGAGATCAGGAAGCCGATCACTGTTCCGGCGAATAGGTTGTGGAAGGAAATGACGGTCAGCAGTGCTGCTGCCAGGATCGGGCTGGCAACGTTTTCGAGATCGTAGGCCAGTCGGGTGAGCGAAAGCGCGCGGGTATATTCCTTCTCGTCAGGCAGCACGTCCGGAATGGTCGCCTGGAAAGTCGGAGTGAAAGCGGCGGATGCCGACTGGAGCACGAAGATCAGGATGTAGATTTGCCAGATTTCTGTAACGAAGGGCAGGAACAGCGCCACACCCGCCCGCATAAGGTCGAGCGCGACCAGCATGGCGCGCCGCGGCACGCGCTCCGCAAACGCAGATGCGACAGGCGCGACGCCCACATAGGCAATCATCTTTATGGCAAGCGCGGTGCCGAGTACGGCACCGGCACTTTCCCCCGCAAGCTCAAAGGCGAGCAGTCCCAGCGCGACGGTCAGCAATCCAGTGCCGAGAAGCGCGATCACCTGCGCGGCGAACAGGTGGCGGTAGGTGCGATTTGAAAGGATCTGGAGCATCAGAGGTACTTTACGATCTCTTTGAATTCGTCGACCGAACCACGCATTTCGCGCGGCAATGGGCCAATGGTCTCTTCAAGGCAGTGGTCGAGATGATCATGGATGATACTGCGCTACGCCTTCTCCACCGCATGAAGCTGTTGTGCGATATCGAGGCATGATCTGTTTCGATCATAGCGATGACGCTGCGCAGGTTTCCCTCGGCGCGCTTGAGGCGCTTGAGGCGCTTGATGACGTCGGGATGAGAGGCGTGGTGGCTTTCAGACATCGAAAACCTATCCCCCGCGAGAGGATACCGTCAAGTGAGGATTACACCGCCGGACGCTCGACGTATCGGCCAGTGGTCCATCCGATATTGGCAATTGCATTTATCGGCGCACTATCTCACCATTCGCCATGAATCCGATCCTGCTTCTCGACTATTCCGGTGTCGCGGTGTTTGCCGCGACGGGCGCTCTGGCCGCCTCGCGCAAAGAGATCGATATTATCGGTTTTCTGTTTCTGGCCGGCGTCACCGGCGTCGGCGGTGGCACCTTGCGCGACATGATCCTTGGCATTCCAGTGTTCTGGGTCGTCAATCCTGATTACGTCTTCATCTGCGCAGCCGTCGCCATCGGCGTCTACTTCACTGCCCACCGTATGGAATCACGCTATGTCCTGCTGCTCTGGCTCGATGCCATCGGGCTCGCCGCCTTTTCGGTGATGGGGGCAGCCAAGGGGCTTGTGGTCACCGGCTCCGCGCCAGTCGCCATCATCATGGGCGTGCTGACAGCCACGTTTGGCGGCATTTTGCGCGACCTGCTGGCGGGCGAGCCGTCAGTGCTGCTCCGGCCCGAAATCTATGTCACGTCGGCTTTGGCAGGTGCAGCTACCTTCACACTTCTGGATTTAGCCGCGCTGCCAAGCCCGTTTGCCGCTATGATTGCTGTGGCAGTCGCCTTCCTGGTGCGTGGCGGCGCGCTGAAATATGGTTGGAGCTTCCCGCCCTATAAGAGCCGGCCCGGTCGCCGGCCCGAAGATATCCGCTAGGCCAGCCCGGCCTGCTCGGCCTCATGGCGGAGGTTTTGGCGCGGGCGCGGGCCGATCTGCTGGATACACAAGCCGGCCGCCAGAGAGCCGAGTTTACCGCAGGTCGCGAGGTCGCGGCCCGACGTGTAGCCGTGCAGAAAGCCTGCAGCATAGAGGTCGCCCGCCCCGGTAGTGTCCACCAATTCCGAGATTTCAATGGCGTCGATCCATACAGTCTCCTCGCCGCGAACAATCACTGAGCCCTTTTCCGAGCGGGTGATTGCTGCGACCTTGCAGTCCTTTCGCACGGCCTCAAGCGCTGCCTCAAATGAGGACGTTTCGTAAAGTGACGTCACTTCGCTTTCATTGGCAAACACAATGTCGACCGTCCCTGACCGCATCAGCTCCAGAAACTCGCCCCGGTAGCGGTCGACGCAAAAGGGATCCGACAGCGTCATTGAGACCTCGCGCCCGGCAGCGTGGGCGAGTTTTGCCGTCATGCGGATCGCTTCCTTGGCAAGCGGTGGATCCCACAGATAGCCTTCGAAATAGGTCACCTTGGCGTTGGTGGCCTTGTCGCCCTCCACATCATGGGGCCCAAGCTCCACGCAGGCACCGAGATAAGTGTTCATCGACCGCTCGCCATCCGGCGTGACAAAAATCATCGAGCGCGCGGTCGGTGGATCGCCGGCGAGTGGCTTGGTGTCGAACGCCACGCCCTGCGCATGAATGTCGTGGGCGTAGATCTCACCAAGCTTGTCGGCTGAAACCTTGCCGAAAAAGGCGGCACGTCCGCCAAAGCTGGCGATGCCGGCTGCGGTATTGCCAGCGCTGCCGCCCGATGCCTCGATGGCAGGGCCCATGCGGCTGTAGAGCAACTGCGCCCGCTCCGCATCGATCAGGTTCATCGCGCCCTTAATGATGCCGTTATCGACCAGAAAATCCTCGTCGCACTGGGCGATGATGTCGACAATCGCGTTGCCGATGCAAAGCACGTCATAGTCGCTCATGAAGGTCTCCGAAGCGTCGCGGGAGGCTTGGTTAAAAAGGCGTCGCGGCGGGTTTAGCGGTTCAGCGCACAAATGCAACTACCGGGCCTTGGCTTGCGGCGCGGCAGGCGCCTGCCTATCTCTGCCCGATGGAGTTTTGCCAATGATCCTCAACGCCGCCCGTGCCGCTGCCGGGCACCTGTTCACCCCCCGCTTTCGCGGTGTCTTCTTCAAGACGCTTGGGATCACCCTAGTGGCGCTGGCAGCTCTGTGGGTTGTCCTAAGGGGAGCCTTCATGGCGTATGCGTGGCCCTTTGTGGATGCGATCTTGCCCGGGTTCCCGGGCTGGGCGGGTTGGCTCGGCGTGATCGCTGCGGTCATAGCTGGCATCGGGTTGGCACTGGCACTCGCTCTTTTCATCGCGCCAGTGACAGCGATGGTTGCTAGCATTTTCCTCGACGACATCGCTGAACTGGTTGAGCGCCAGGACTATCCATCCGATCCGCCCGGGCGCCCGGTGCCTGCGCTGCGCTCCCTTGTGCTGTCGTTAAAGTTTCTCGGCGTGGTCATTTTGGGCAACCTCGTCGCGTTGTTGCTGCTTTTGGTGCCCGGCATCAATATTGCCGCCTTTTTCGTCATCAACGGCTATCTTCTGGGTCGCGAGTTCTTCGAATTCGCTGCCATGCGCTTTCACGGCGAGCTTGAGGCGAAAGCGCTACGCCGCGCCCATGCCGGAACCGTGTTCATGGGTGGCATGGTGATCGCGGGCTTCCTCGCCATCCCGTTCCTCAATCTGCTTACCCCGCTCTTTGCGGCAGCTATGATGGTGCACCTGCACAAGGCTGTCTTTGCTCGGGAAAAGGGGCTAGTGACCGCATATTGACAGCGTCAAGATGGATATCCTAATCTGCCCTTGCCTGAACAGGAGAGGGGCAGGAAATGCTGGTTGATCTGGTTCTGGCGGTTGCGCATCACCTTCTCTTCTTTGCGCTAATTTCGGTTTTTGCCGCACAGATGGTGCTCGTCCGGCCCGGTCTTGCCGGTGCTGCACTCAGCCGCGTCGCGCGGTTGGATGCGTCCTATGGCATGATTGCGGGGCTGGTCATCCTGGTCGGGGGCGCACGGGTGATCTTCGGTCTGAAGGGCTGGGAGTTCTACGTCTCCAACTGGGCTTTCTGGGCCAAGATGGCAGCCTTTGCACTGGTCGGCGGACTGTCCGCAATCCCGACCCTTCGCATCCTTGAATGGAAGCGTGCGCTGGCCGCCGATCAAGCCTTCCAGGTGCCCGATGCAGCCATTACCGGGGTGCAAAAATGGCTACGGCTGGAAGGGCTTCTGTTCTTGCTGATCCCGGTGTTTGCCGCGATTATGGCGCGAAACTAGGGGCTGTAGGCGGGATATCGCCGTTGCCGATTTCGACCAATGGCGACGGTACCGTGTTTGTCTTCACCGCCGCCTTGCAGAGATCGGCGATGACACAGCGCTCGCATTCAGGGCGCCGCGCCTTGCAGACATAGCGGCCGTGCAAAATGAGCCAGTGATGGGCGTGCTGCATGTATGTTCCCGGGATGGCTTTGACCATACCGCGCTCGACCTCTTCCGGCGTTGTTCCGGGTGCCAGCCCAATCCGGTTGCCAATACGAAACACATGCGTGTCGACCGCCATTGTAGGCTGCCCGAAGGCCATGTTGAGAACCACGTTCGCGGTCTTGCGGCCAACGCCGGGCAGCTTCACCAGTGCTTCACGGTTTCCCGGCACCGCGCCAGCGTGGTCCGCGATCAGCGCCTGCGACAGTGCGATCACGTTCTTGGCCTTGCCGCGCCACAGGCCGATGGTGCGGATGAAGTCGCCGACCACAACCTCACCCAGCGTCACCATTTTTGCCGGCGTATCGGCCACCGCAAAAAGCCCGCGTGTCGCTTTGTTGACGCCAGCGTCCGTCGCCTGCGCCGACAGCACCACCGCCACCAGCAGCGTGAACGCGTTGACATGCTCAAGCTCGCCCTTCGGCTCAGGCCGCTGGATGCTAAGCCGGCGAAACATCTCGTCCACCTCTGCAGCCGAATAGGCCGAACGCGGCGAGCGCCTGGGAACCTTTTTGGCGCGGGGCGCAACACTGGTTTTCCGCTTGGGTTTTTCCATCCGGCTTCTATATTCTGATCCGATGACCCAGAACAATGCCGGCTTTACCGCCGATGAGCCGATATTCAGCGCGCTGTTGATGCCGCACCGGTCGCTGGGGCGCACCGGTTTCCTTGTTCTGATGGCAACACTTGCCACCGCCTGGGGCATCACCGGCCTGTTTTTCCTCGCCCATGGCGCGTGGCCGGTGTTCGGCTTCTTCGGCCTTGATCTTCTCCTCGTCTACGGCGCATTCCGTCTCAATTATCGCGCTGCCCGCGCCCGCGAAGAAGTGTCGGTGTCGCGCACCAGCCTTGATATCCGCAAGGTCGCACCCTCGGGCCGCACCGAGACGCATCATTTCAACCCGTTCTGGACCCGCTTCCGTATCGCCCGCCACGACGAGATCGGCATCACCGCAATGGCGGTCGAAGCTGAGGGCAGCCGCGTTCCCCTAGGCGGGTTTCTCAACCCGGAAGACCGCGAAAGTTTTGCCAACGCCTTTTCCGGCGCGCTGGCAAAGGCCCGGCGCGGCTGAGTTTTCGTCTCGCCCGGCAGCGAAAGGGGAGCATGCGCGCCACGTGGGTAAACCGATGGGAAAATATTCCCCTTCCATCCGCTCCGGTTGCACGAATCGGGTGGATGCCCTCGCTTCATGGCGCAATATGGCGGGCAAGGAGACATTGCCATGAACGCCCGATTGCCCCTAACTGCCGCCATGACCCCGACCGCGATCCTGCAGCATGACATCACGCCTGAGGGCGATGATTATGAGATTGTGCGCCGGGTCGTCGAAAAGATCAGCCTTGATTACCGCGACCAGCCCTCGCTGGAGGTGCTGGCCGAGGCTGTCGGCGAGACGCCGACGGGCTTGCAGAAACTGTTTACCCGCTGGGCAGGCATTTCTCCAAAAGGGTTTTTACAGGCAGTGACGCTTGACCATGCAAGGCGTCTGCTGAGCGAGGGGATGCCGCTTCTGGAGGCGTCGTACGAGGTCGGCATGTCGGGCCCCGGCCGCCTGCACGACCTGTTCGTCACCCATGAGGCGATGTCACCGGGCGACTACAAGACGCGCGGTGCCGGCCTCACCATCCGCTACGGCTTTCACATTTCGCCCTTCGGCGTCGCGCTGGTGATGGTGACCGACCGTGGCCTTGCCGGCCTTGCCTTCAATGATGCAGGCGACGAGCGTGCTGCTTTCGCCGACATGTCGGGTCGCTGGCCAAATGCCACCTTTGTTGAGGACATGGCGGCGACCGCGCCCTACGCGGCGCGTATCTTTGATCCGGCCCGCTGGCGCTCGGAAGAAAAACTGCGGGTCGTGCTGATCGGCACCGATTTTCAGGTCCGCGTCTGGCAGGCTCTTTTGAAAATCCCGATGGGCCGCGCCTGCTCCTATTCGGCCATCGCCGCAGATATTGGCGCCCCTGCGGCCAGCCGCGCGGTCGGTGCGGCGGTTGGGGCCAACCCACTCTCCTTTGTCGTGCCCTGCCACCGCGCCCTTGGCAAATCAGGCGCACTCACCGGCTACCACTGGGGCGTCACCCGCAAGCGCGCCATGCTGGGATGGGAGGCCGGGCAGCTGGGGGCGTGAGACATTCAGGATGTTCGATAGAGGATCACCCGCCCAGTGGGGACGAGTTGAGAAAGAAAATCAAAAATCGCGAATGTTGCGTGTCACGACGCTGGCACCGAGCTGTCTGGCTTGCAGAAAGATCAGCGCATCACTGACGAACTTGCGCTCATGACCCTGCCCTTTCGGCATATGCCCCACCCGCGCAAGTAAGCCAGCTAGAATGCCGGCATGCCCCCAGAGGTTCGCATCGGGCGCGTCAAGCCGATGATCGGCGATGTCAGCCACCGTCTCCCGGATAGCCCGCAGCGCAGCTTTGGTCGCGCTGTGGTCAGGGTCGAGCCGTCCGAAAGCATAGGTGAGTTCACCAACACATACAGCCGAATGGTAACTAAGCCAGAAGCTGGTCCAGTTCCGCCGGTGACCGGCCCTGCAGAACATCAACATAGACGGTAGTATCCAGAACCAGCGGACCGCCGATCAACGGCTCATCGTCAATCCAAGTCAGTGCGTCATCGGACCGGCGCTGGATGGTCCCGCGGCGTTTCTGCGGGTTTATCTTCCGAAGCGCGCTCGCAAGATCAAATCTCAAGGTCGATATCCGCAGGGATAGCACCCTTGCGCCTGACGAGGCGCGCCCCGAAATCGTCTTCCAGTGCCAGCCTCGCCAGTGCCAGCTCGAGAAGCTCGGTGTCGGAGGTAACATGGGCGCGCTTCTTCGCAGCGTGGATCAGCTCCGACGAGACCCGGCCCGACACTCGCGTGTTCTTGGCAGCGCCAAGCAACCCGACAGCCCGCGCTTGTTCCAGCACAATCCGGTTGCGATTGAGTGCTGCGGTTTCTTCATGGCCAACCGCGATGGGGCTTTCAGAACTCATGCTGGCTTCCTTATGTTGAACATAACACAATCAACGTTGAACATCGCCGCAAGAACTCGTAGCCCCGATCGGCCTGCTAATGGAAATGCTCCCCGCCAGACGCCCCTACACTTTTCCCCCACATGCTATAGTTTCCACAAAAAATGCGGGAGGCGTGCGTGATCGTTGTCATAGGTTCCATCAATGTCGACCTCGTGGCCCAGGTAAAGCGGTTGCCTTCGCCCGGCGAAACCGTGCCGGGTAGCAGTTTTGAGACGACGCCGGGTGGCAAGGGCGCCAATCAGGCCCTATCTGCGGCGCGCGCCGGTGCGGCCACACGCATGATCGGGGCTGTCGGCAAGGACGCGTTTGCCAAGGAGGCGACAGCTCTTCTGGTGGCAGGCGGCGTCGACCTTTCTGGCGTCCATGATTCGCATGCGGCCACGGGAACCGCGCTCATTCTCGTGGCCACAAGCGGCGAGAATGTCATCGCGGTGGTACCCGGTGCCAATGGTACCGTGCTGCCCGGCGACCTGGCCCGCATCGGACCTGAAAAGGGCGATGTAGTAGTTTTGCAGCTGGAAATTCCGATGGATACGGTGAGCGCCGCCCTGAAGGCAGCGCGCGAGGCGGGCGCAATCAGCCTGCTCAACATCGCGCCCTTCCGCATCGATGCGGCATCGTTCTGGGAGGACGCAGACTACCTGATTGCCAACGAGACCGAGTTCGACCTGCTGGCCAAGGCGATGAAACTTGCAGGCCGCGACCGCGCCGCGCGCATCAAGGCCTATGTCGAACAGACTGGCCGCAGCATCGTGGTGACACTGGGTGGAGAAGGCGTGGTTGCCGCATCAGCCGAGGGCATCATTGAAATCCCGGCGCTGCCGGTCGAACCGGTCGACACAGTCGGCGCCGGCGACACCTTTTGCGGCTATCTCGCAGCCGGCCTGTCCGCAGGCCTATCCCTCGAAGACGCCCTGAAACGCGCCACCGCCGCCGGCTCACTCGCCTGCCTCAAATCCGGCGCGCAGTGCTCCATCCCGCTCGCAGCAGAGGTAGATGCGGAACTGGCTAAGGGCTGATCTTCCGGGGCTGCCTAGAGCGTCGCCAGACGTTCGGTCAGAAGCGCGAAAAAGCCGTCATGGTCGATATCGCGCATGACTTTTGCATTCTTCGGCCGGTCGGTCACGCCCCACCAGTCGACCACGGTCATGCCCATGGTAAGTTCCGAACTGGTTTCCACGACGACATTGCAGTCACGGCCCGTGAAAAGTTCGGGCTTGATCAGATAGGCGATGACGCAAGGGTCGTGCAGCGGGCCGCCATCGGAGCCATATTTGGCGACATCGAAGCGCTCGAAGAAGTCGAGCAGTGCCGCCGTCGCGGTGCCGACCTTGGTGCCCATGGCGCGGAAAGCGTCGACGCGCTTCTTGGTGGTCAGCGCCTTATGGGTGACATCGAGCGGCATCATCACGATGGGAACCCCTGAGCGGAATACCACATCAGCCGCATGCGGATCGACATAGATGTTGAATTCGGCGGTCGGGGTAATGTTGCCGCCCTCGAAAAAGCCACCACCCATCAGGACAATCTGCCGGATGCGCGGGGCGATCTTCGGTTCGCGTACCAGCGCCAGCGCAATGTTTGTCAGGGGCCCGAGCGGGCAAAGCGTGATGCTGCCTGCCGGCTCATTCATCAAGGTTTCGATAATGAAATCCACCGCATGCTGGTCCTGCAGTGTCATCGTCGGTTCGGGCAGGTCTGGCCCGTCCAACCCCGTCTTGCCATGCACATGCTCGGCGGTGACGAGATCGCGGATCAACGGACGCACGGCGCCGGAATACACTTTTATATCAGGCTTGCCGGCGAGCTCACAGATTTTCAGCGCGTTCTTTTCGGTCAGCGCCAGCGGCACGTTGCCGGCAACAGCGGTGATGCCCACCACCTCAAGCTCTGGACTGGCAAGCGCCAGCAGGATGGCTACAGCATCGTCCTGGCCGGGATCGGTGTCGATAATGATTTTCTGCGTCTGTGCCATAGGTCCTCACTGAAATGCGACTGCGTGCTGGTCTTGAACTTGCTTCTGCGGCGGACCATATCTGATTCATCGGGAAAGATGCCATCCGGGTTTTTCTCTTTATCGTCGCTCCCTGGAGGACAACCGATGACACGCATGACGCCCTTTTCGAGCCCACTCCTGCTTGGTTTTGATGCCATGGAAAAGACGCTCGAGAGGCTCGCCAAGAATGGCGATTCCTACCCACCCTACAATATTGAACGGCTGCGCGACACCGATGGCCAGAGCGAACGGCTGCGTATTACGCTGGCAGTTGCCGGCTTTTGCGATGCCGACCTTGAGGTGACCACCGAGGAAAGCCAGTTGGTGGTGCGGGGCAGGCAGGCTGAAGAGCAGCCCGAGCGCGAATTCCTGCACCGTGGCATCGCCTCCCGGCAGTTCCAGCGCACCTTCGTGCTCGCCGACGGCATGAAGGTAGCAGCAGCCGAACTGAAGAACGGACTGCTCTCCATCGACCTCGATCGGCCGCAGCCGGAACGATTGGTACGAAAAATAAACATCTCGGTGAAAGACTAGGGTTCGGACCCTTCCGGAACCTATGGCTCTGTGGCGGGTTGGTCGATCAAGACGCCCCGCAAAAGGAGGCTGTTATGGCTGATATGATTGCAAATGAAACCACTATCGAGGTTACACCGGCGCAACTCGCCCATCTGGGCGAAGGCACGGTCGCCTATCTGCGCGAAATGGGCAGCGAGGAATTGATGGGTAAATTTCCGGGATTGCCGGAAATCGAGCCCGGCACCAAGCTGTGGGCCCTGTTTGCGGCCAATGGACAGCCGATCCTTTTGTCGGATGAGCGTGACCGCGCCATTGCCGGAGCGCTGGAAAACGACCTGACCCCGGTCGCCATCCACTAACAACGTGCCTGCCGGTGAGGCAGGTACGTTCAGGCAGCGTGAGAGTTTGGTGTCGCCGATAGAAACGCCAGGATGGCGGATGAATCGTCGGTGCCACGTATTTTCGCCACTGTATCGCTATCGCGAAGCACGCGTGCAATTCGCGACAGCGCTTTCAGGTGATCCGCGCCGGCACCTTCTGGTGCTAGCAGCAAGAACACCAGATCGACGGGCTGGTCGTCCAGCGCATCGAAATCCACCTTGTTCTCAAGCCGCGCAAAAACGCCTGAGATGCGCTTTACTCCGGCGAGTTTCCCGTGCGGGATGGCTATGCCATTGCCCACGCCGGTCGAGCCCAGACGTTCGCGCTGCATCAGCGTGTCAAAAATCTCGCGCTCCGGGATACCGGTCATCGTCGCGGCCTTTTCGGAGAGAAGCTGTAACAGCTGCTTTTTCGAGTTTGCCTTGAGCGTCGGCATGATAGCCGACGTCTCGATCAGATCGCTCAGATCCATTTTAGATGTATCCTTTGTCCCTACCAACGCCAGGCCCCATCCCGTGGTCCGGTCGAGATTTTCTACCCTTTGGCTACCGCACTGGATGGGTCGATCCAGCCGATGTTTCCATCAGCCCGGCGGTAGACGATGTTGACATGGTCGTTACCCCCATTGCGGAACACAACGACCGGACTGTCCTTTGAATCCAGTTCTAGCACTGCGGACGCCACCGACATGGTTTTCAATGCCACGGTCTGTTCGGCAACGATGGCCGGCGCGTAATCTTCCGGAACTTCATCTTCCTCATCGGCCACGGGTGCAACGACCGTGTAGGCGATGTCGGTCGAGTAGCTGTTGCCGCCGCCCTGACCATGCGACTTCAACCGCCTCTTGTAACGGCGCAGGCGCTTTTCGAGCCGCTCTGCCGCCGCATCGAAGGCTGGGCCCGGTTCCTGGGCGTCACCGCTTGCCTGCAGTTCTATGCCCGAATCGAGATGGACCATGCAGTCGGCGGTAAAGCGCGAACCCGATTTTTCCACATTCACGCGGCCTGAAAAGCCGCCATCGAAATATTTGTCGATCGCTTCGCCGATCCGGCCCTCAATGCGGGTGCGGAACGCTTCACCGATCTCCATGTGTTTTCCTGATATGCGCAGGCTCATCTGAAAAATGACCTTCCTTGTCAGACTTCAACTAAATGGGAGTTTATACCCGTGGCCGATGCACACAAGGTTTGCGGTCGACATCCGCTGAATAAGTCCGAACTTTCCGGTTGGTTCCCGCCGCTGCGGAGAGCCCCGCTCCATGCGGGCGGGCTTCTAGTCACTTAGGCCAGCCTTGTCAATGAAGCCGGAGGCAGCCTCCAGCTCAACACAACGCTAGCGGGCGACAGCCGCAATTGCACGCTTTTCACGTCTGCGTTGCACAGAAGAGGGAATGTTCATTCCTTCCCGGTACTTGGCAACCGTTCGGCGGGCGATCTCGACGCCTTTTGTCTTGAGCATGTCGACAATGGCATCATCGGATAAAACATTGACCGCCCGCTCGGTATCGATCAATTCGCGTATTCTGTCGCGCACCGCTTCGGAAGAATGCGCATCGCCGCCCTCCGCAGACGCGATCGAGGCAGTGAAGAAAAAGCGAAGCTCGAACACCCCACGCGGCGTCATCATGTATTTATTGGAGGTAACGCGGCTGACCGTTGATTCGTGCATCCCAATGGCATCGGCCACTGTGCGCAGATTGAGAGGCCGCAGATGACGGATGCCGTGCAGCAGAAATGCATCCTGCTGGCGTACGATCTCGGAGGCTACCTTCAGGATGGTCTTGGCTCGCTGATCAAGACTGCGCGTGAGCCATGTCGCATCCTGCATGCACTCGGTAAGAAAATCTTTTTCAGCTTGCCCCTTTGCATGGCTCGAGACATTGGCGAAATAGATCTGGTCGACCAGCACGCGCGGCAGCGTCTCGACATTAAGCTCGATGGCCCAACTGCCATCGCTGGCCGGCTTGACGATCACATCGGCTACAATCGTGTCCGTGTGGCCGCCGGAAAATGCCATGCCCGGACGCGGATCGAGCGCACGGATTTCCGCCAGCATGTCGAGCAGGTCCTGTTCATCGACGCCGCAGATTTTTTTCAGGCTGTGAAAATCGCGTTTGGCAAGCAAGTCAAGATTTTCGATCAGGGCACGCATCGCCGGGTCAAGCCGGTCACGCGCCGCCAGTTGCAGCATCAGGCATTCTGCAAGGTCGCGGGCAAAAAGCCCGACCGGCTCAAAGTTCTGGCAGGTCGCAAGCACGCTTTGCACGTCCTGTTCAGTACAGCCAAGCCGCTCGGCTACCTCGGCAATGTCCGCACGCAGATAGCCGGCGTCATCCAGAGCATCGGCCAGATCCTGTGCGATGAGGCGTGTCACAGCGGACCCGAATCCAAGCGCGATCTGTTGGCCAACATGCTCCCTCAAGGTGACGGACGCCTCAGCCATGTCTTCGACATCTAGCCGGTCAAACGGTGAGAAGTTTGACCCGGAGCCGGAACCGCCCGCTGATTTCCACTGCGAGGACAGGTCGGGGCCCAGTCTTTCGCTTGTTCCGGTATCATCGGGGAAAACATTTTCCAGCGAGGTATCGAGACGCTCGGCCATCTTTTCGGCGCTGGCTGGCGTGCCGGTTTCGGTAAACCAGTTGCTATCATTATATGCGTCGGGCTGTTCTGGCTCAATCGGGGCCACGGGCCCGTCATCGCGCTGGTCGACACGCTCCAGAAGCGGATTGCGCTCGATCTCTTCGTCAACAAACTTTTCCAGCTCAAGATGAGTGAATTGCAGCAGCCGGATGGACTGCAGCAATTGCGGCGTCATCACCAACGATTGTGACTGTCGAAGCTGCAATCTGGCTGCAAGCGCCATACCGAAACGAACCCCACCTCGAACACACACGCTGATCCGGCGCGGCAAAACTCTACGGCACCATACAAACTGGCCCAGCTTTTGCTTGTCAAGGCGGTCAGACGTAAAGATGCTCAAGCCTGCCATTCTGGCGCAGCTTCGGGGCAGGGTGTTTTTGTGGGACCCTGCCAAGGCAGGACAGCATCATTCCCAGAGATCAACCTGGATCCAATCAATGATGATTCGCCCCTCTGGAGCGTTCGGCCTGCAGCCGGTGACGATCGACGTCAGTTCCTGATCCTTCAAGGGGAGGACCATTGCTACCTCAGAAAATGCCTCTTCACCCGGATGGCGTATCTGGAAAGCCGAGGTGTGAACCTGGACCCCCAGAAAATGCCCAGCAACCGTACTCTTGAACCGCATCTGGAGGAGATAGAGCCCGTCGGGGCGATTGAACCTTTTAGAAAAGTTCAGACTTGTCATTGACGACGCGTTGCGTCGGGTAGTGCAATAGCACAGGCCATCCTGGATAAAGCTGTCAGAGGAGCTCAGCTTGTTCCAGTCGCCGTAGCCGTCGCTGAAATCGGTGAAGGACCACGCAGTGTCGCGAGGGAATTTGGACAGGTCGTTCATTTTATTTCCTTAATAACTAGGTGGGCGCAACACGCTGAGGGCAAAACGGTTCACCGCCGACGGTGGCGCCATGAATACTGGGATGCAGTGCCTAGGCGCGGGACGGCTCCACCCAAGGATCGACCCGGATCCAGTCAATCATCAGCCTGCCCGGCGCGGCGCCCTTTCGCGAGCCCGTGATGAGTTGGATCACCGCGTCAGCCTTCGTGGGAATGATGCACGACAGGGTC includes:
- a CDS encoding sulfate transporter family protein; its protein translation is MILNAARAAAGHLFTPRFRGVFFKTLGITLVALAALWVVLRGAFMAYAWPFVDAILPGFPGWAGWLGVIAAVIAGIGLALALALFIAPVTAMVASIFLDDIAELVERQDYPSDPPGRPVPALRSLVLSLKFLGVVILGNLVALLLLLVPGINIAAFFVINGYLLGREFFEFAAMRFHGELEAKALRRAHAGTVFMGGMVIAGFLAIPFLNLLTPLFAAAMMVHLHKAVFAREKGLVTAY
- a CDS encoding trimeric intracellular cation channel family protein, coding for MNPILLLDYSGVAVFAATGALAASRKEIDIIGFLFLAGVTGVGGGTLRDMILGIPVFWVVNPDYVFICAAVAIGVYFTAHRMESRYVLLLWLDAIGLAAFSVMGAAKGLVVTGSAPVAIIMGVLTATFGGILRDLLAGEPSVLLRPEIYVTSALAGAATFTLLDLAALPSPFAAMIAVAVAFLVRGGALKYGWSFPPYKSRPGRRPEDIR
- a CDS encoding DUF2244 domain-containing protein, with translation MTQNNAGFTADEPIFSALLMPHRSLGRTGFLVLMATLATAWGITGLFFLAHGAWPVFGFFGLDLLLVYGAFRLNYRAARAREEVSVSRTSLDIRKVAPSGRTETHHFNPFWTRFRIARHDEIGITAMAVEAEGSRVPLGGFLNPEDRESFANAFSGALAKARRG
- a CDS encoding MFS transporter translates to MLQILSNRTYRHLFAAQVIALLGTGLLTVALGLLAFELAGESAGAVLGTALAIKMIAYVGVAPVASAFAERVPRRAMLVALDLMRAGVALFLPFVTEIWQIYILIFVLQSASAAFTPTFQATIPDVLPDEKEYTRALSLTRLAYDLENVASPILAAALLTVISFHNLFAGTVIGFLISASLVVSVVLPSPKSTTKRGIYDRTTRGIRIYLATPRLRGLLAINMAVAAAGALVIVNTVVYVQGIFGLGQSDTALALASFGGGSMLVALVLPRLLDTIVDRTAMLAGASVLAVATIAVSAVPSYGWLLPLWFVIGAGYSMAQTPSGRLLRRSSHPEDRPALFAAQFALSHACWLVTYPLAGWAGATFGLPATSIVLALIAGSAVAVASWLWPVVDPEIVAHSHDGLPASHPHWNEGEATEGNRHAHAFFIDDLHGGSSR
- the nth gene encoding endonuclease III, with the protein product MEKPKRKTSVAPRAKKVPRRSPRSAYSAAEVDEMFRRLSIQRPEPKGELEHVNAFTLLVAVVLSAQATDAGVNKATRGLFAVADTPAKMVTLGEVVVGDFIRTIGLWRGKAKNVIALSQALIADHAGAVPGNREALVKLPGVGRKTANVVLNMAFGQPTMAVDTHVFRIGNRIGLAPGTTPEEVERGMVKAIPGTYMQHAHHWLILHGRYVCKARRPECERCVIADLCKAAVKTNTVPSPLVEIGNGDIPPTAPSFAP
- a CDS encoding DUF2214 family protein yields the protein MLVDLVLAVAHHLLFFALISVFAAQMVLVRPGLAGAALSRVARLDASYGMIAGLVILVGGARVIFGLKGWEFYVSNWAFWAKMAAFALVGGLSAIPTLRILEWKRALAADQAFQVPDAAITGVQKWLRLEGLLFLLIPVFAAIMARN
- a CDS encoding adenosine kinase; the encoded protein is MSDYDVLCIGNAIVDIIAQCDEDFLVDNGIIKGAMNLIDAERAQLLYSRMGPAIEASGGSAGNTAAGIASFGGRAAFFGKVSADKLGEIYAHDIHAQGVAFDTKPLAGDPPTARSMIFVTPDGERSMNTYLGACVELGPHDVEGDKATNAKVTYFEGYLWDPPLAKEAIRMTAKLAHAAGREVSMTLSDPFCVDRYRGEFLELMRSGTVDIVFANESEVTSLYETSSFEAALEAVRKDCKVAAITRSEKGSVIVRGEETVWIDAIEISELVDTTGAGDLYAAGFLHGYTSGRDLATCGKLGSLAAGLCIQQIGPRPRQNLRHEAEQAGLA